ACAAAACTTGAGTGACACTTTAGGACACTTCTGTGGAGGTGAAGTTCTGAGGTGATTAGGGAGGATGTGTTCTGAGGCCTTTGGAAAGGGTGTGTAGCTAACTCTTGGTTGGTTATTTAGGGAGTGACTATTTACATGCTAATTGTGAGACTCCCtagcttctcctctcctttctcactgCTTGCCTTGGATCACATACCATCTGTTTATACCTTTGTAAATGTGGTTGGGAACTTggaacaaaaagttaaaaattccAGAGATACAACTTTGCTCCCTTGGCGAGAAAAGGTGTGGAAAGGTCACAGACCATAATTATGGATCTGGAAGAGATCTGAGACCATTTAGTTTgacttccttttacagatggagaaggggaaatgacttgcccaaggtcacacaggcagtgaaACTAAGTGATAGGATTTAGACTCagactctgactccagagccagtctTTCACTCTGCCAGCATGAACACTCTTACTGCTAACAGGATTTTCTGGTTATTGCTGGGTCTCAGTGAAGGTGACCAGGAGTTAACTGGATCTCTTTTTCTAGATCAGGAAAATAGTATTTTGCCCGCTTATGCTTATGCTTGTAACACATCTTATCTGTCAAGCTCTCCATTCTCACCAGTAACTGGGATGAATTGATACTAATGGAACCTTTCCCATCTTAATCTCTCCAGCAGGGGGAGCAATCTCAGAGCTGTTATGAAGATGACCTTGGGAATTCTCCATTCTTTTCCCACTCTGCGGTCATGCAGCCTCGGACATTGTACTCGGACAGATGAGACTGACTTTGATTTAATAACAAGGCCTCCGCCTCTTCCAGCAGGTAGAAGGAGGAGTGATGCTTATTTTTGAATGAAGtgaattatgaaagaagaatgacCTTCCCCAGCCCTCCCTCTCAAAGCATAATTCTGAACAGACTCAGGAAAAGAGGATTTgcaaagacttgaatgaactccTGGCTCATTTAAACAAAATGCTTCTCTACTTAGTTATGCTGCTGGAACAATGCCTACGTTTTTTTTGTATGACCTTTCTTAACTAAGCATCACTTCGATCTGCCCTTTCCCATCTcctgctctctctcctcccttcgcACATGTCCTCAAGTGAATTGTTCTTCTGTGTAACTTTTCCACTCCCTACTATTGTCTTATAGAAAAGGATCTGTTGCAtactgttttttctctctccttccttccctaaccCAGTTAACATATAAAGGCTTGTATTCCATGTTAACATCATTCTTTTTAAGAACAGGCAAAAAAACGAAGTGTTTAAGCTCAGGAAAATGTAGAGCCATCAGAAAGGTAAGACATAAATAAGAAACCCAATTTGACTATCATATAACATTTTCCCCAAGAGGTTGGGatgtaaaatgttctttttttttttctcccattttagcCTTCAGCATCAATTTAATGTCTCTAAATCATGTTTCTGAAGATAGGTAGTTGCACCTGTCCCAGGCAAAGTAACAcatgagggatttttttttttttgctgccacCAAACAAAGGTGTCTCTGAGCCTTCTTCTATGAAAAAGTATCTATGCAAGGTCTAAAATGGAGCTGTCCAAAATCAGATGCAGCAACATAGTTCAAATCAAAGttcaaagtgaattttttttcattactgTCCATGGATTTGCCCTTCCCTCAAAACATCAGTGTTGCCCCCACCTGTATCTGTATTATGAGCAATTTCGGTTTCCTCCTTACAATTCatctattaatattttcttttggtcACTTCCTTTCTGTGAAAGGCTTCTCAGTTGTCTCAGCTTCTTCACCACCATTTATGAAACAAGAGTGGCAGatcacatgtgtgcacacatgagaaacctttggatttttaaaaattgcccaGAGTTCTTTGCACTTCTTTTGCTGGTCCTTTGTGAACCCATGTAGCTCATTGTCTGGCCTGTACTGCTTATGTCTTGTCACTTATTGTCTCAAAAGTTCATTTTAGGGAAGCAAAATGTGAAGGGAGGATCCACAGCCCTGGGTACAGtattcatctatctatatttTAATTTGAAAGGTAGTATTTTCTCTTAACTTTTTGAGGAAGGCTTTAGAACATTTTATGCTATAGCATGAAGAGGAACCCACCTGAGCCTGTAGATGATCTGGAAACAAGATGAACCTGGTTGTTTGAAAGGATGTTTGAGGGACGGTAGGAGAAATTAAAAATGTCTGAAAGAGCCTTTCCTCCCATTTCACTTGCTCGAGTAAGAGAAGGGTCTGTTTTTCAAGGTATATTACAAAAAGGCCATGTTCTTTGATGTAACTATTCTTTGCAGAAACCCTTGTTATCCAGACTCTTAATATAAGTTACTGGGTAGTAGAGTAATTGTGTGGACTACTAGACACGTTTCTGTTTTACATCATTAGGAATACTGTTATTACTTTGGAATGTATTCTGTATTAGTCTGCCAATTCACATAAATGCTTTTCTAGTCTGTCACGATTTACCATGTAATTTGAATTTCCTTGCCTGGATACTTGAATATTGAGCTATTTCCCCTTCCAAATCTAAGTGCCAATCTAAGCTTCTTCAGGTTGGTCCTTGACATCTTCAGGATTTGTTTTTGTGGTttaaacattttcttccatcctgtaAACTTGCTGTTCATTTCATTTGACTGCTTCTTCATTTGTACAGTATaggtatattttttttcctcctttcatttccccacatgtgtatgtgtgttttcctTCCCATCACTATTTTTTTACGTTTTAAATGCTTTGTAGTTTTGTAAAAGATGAAAATTGGTCACTTGAATAGTTCTTGCTAAAGTGATGATGCTTTGTAAATAAAGATGATCGTTTTACTTAAAAAACAGTTGTTTGTAGTTGTTTACAAAGATCACTTGCTCTTCAGTGTGTCCGCCATTTTGTTTTGCCTCAGCTTATGAAGGGATGTTTAAATTATAGGACTGGAAGTTCATAGTTCACCCTCCTACCTCTGAACAAGGTTACACTTTGGCTTTCTGAAACAAATCATGTTTCAGTCCGAAAGATCTCCTTGTATGGACATTTTTTCATTATCTAAACAAAGTGTCAATTTGTGGATAAACTTGGGTCACtttctactactactatcaccTTTCTGTCAAACTATATGAACACTCTTCACATCCTAAGGCTTATGCTTCCTCATAATATTTCCtttcaaacaaaaccaaacctgaATTCTTCAAATTCCTCAAGATTTCTTCTCCAGACTGAATGTTCATTTTGAAATGTTCCTCTTTAACCTTTCCCATTACTGTGATCTGCAGAGCCCTTCTGTGACATCGTAACAGTTTCATAGCAACCATGTCATAAGCCTACCCCATCAGCTGCTGTTCAATGGGGtataaggaagaaagagaatcagCAGGAAGGTTGCGTGAATTAAGTTTCCTTTCAAATGGAAAATAACTTCATTACTCTTGGGATAGAGCAGTGCAGAGAAAGAAAAACGGTAGCTACGTTAAATATCCCTGCTTTGCTGATAAACATTTTGCTTCCTGAATGGTATTTCAGTCTCTGTCTCCatcaatttttagttttatttctagTAGCTTcactgtgtgactgagcaaattgcttcatctctctgggtctctgcaaaatgaaggagttgagcTTATAGGATCTTGGTTGTCTCTTCTCTAGCTCTGTATTCCCAATAACATATTTACAGAATCCTTTCACACTTGAGATTTGATCCTCAACAGCCTGGCTGGTTAGGCAGGAAGAGCCTGTGGTACTTTTTTCCACTTTGCACATGAGAAAACAGATTGATGgatttaagcaacttgcctaaggCTACACAGCTTGTTAGTGGTGGAGAGTTATGTAGCACCTAGGTATGATGACTGTTCCAGTATTCAGTACAAGAGAATTTTAGGATCTTTTAAACATTAAGGCATATTAGTGCTTCTTGCAAATTTAATAAGAATTGTTTGGCTGGAGCCAGTTGGGTACCTAGAAACTTATTTATAGATCCTGTTCAGAGTTCTAGGGACAGCACAATCAAAAAAATTCACTTCAAGTTATGAAGGCCTTTGTTGCTTTTCTCCCAAAGAAACGTCATTTAGTTGCAAGGATAAAGGATATCTGAAGCATAAAATGGCCAGTAATAATAAGTAGCAATATTGCATGtggtttttttttgccttgcATGCTTTGCTATTGTTAAAGTTTGGAATTTTGTTTGTTAGGTCACAttatacttttgaaaaaaaaccCATCTTTTGACTTTGGAAGATCTCATCGAAACTGAGAATGTGAAAATGAAGAGAATTTAGCAGGCATTTCAGAAATGTTTTTGATTAATATTTACCTAAAATTGCCTCTTGGGCTGTTGACTGAAGATCTAAGCATGAAGACACTAGATGCGGGCTGTATCCTTGGAACATTGGCATTTGCTTTTTACCTGCCTAGAATAGTGACATCCCATCAAGCATTCACAATCCCTTCGAAGTTGAAGTTGGCTCATGGGAGAGTGATCGTCAATGCTACACCCTGCACAGTCACCTGTGGCCTGGGCTATAAGGAGGAGAGTACCTGTGAAGTGGGCCCTGATGGGGTGAGGAGGAAATGTGAGACTCACCACACTGAATGCTTGACCAATTGGATTTGTGGGATGGTCCACTTCACTGTTCCCACTGGGAAGAAATTTGAGCTGACCTGCCTGAGTGCAGACATTCTCCTCTATGGGCATGAAGCTTTCCGTTTCACCTGGATGTTTGCCCGTGGCATTGTCTCCACCAACGATGAGTTGTTTAAACCTTTTCggcgctctatccactctgtGATAATCAATCCTGCCCGAGAGAAAAATTCGGGCACCTATAGGTGTGATGTCCAACTACTGAGGAACTTGAGGTTTGTCAAGAGAGTCTACTTTGCACTGAGAGTCATTCCTACTAACTTAGTGAACCTCAACTTTGATCAGTCTCTGACTGAGGTGCAGAAATTAATAGATAAAGGGATGGACCTGGAGGTAGATAAACATACGCATTTCCAAGGCTCATTATGGAATGAAAAGGTCTTGTTAGCACTGGGGATGGGAATTACAGGGGGGGTTATTGTAGGTGTACTGGTGAGTATAACTGTTCGCTATTTGCTGAAAACTTCCAAAAGAAAGGTCGAGACAGAGATGTAATAGTCTGGCCACTATTTCTTGAAGTTTACAAGCCTGATTGCAGTGCTAACCTTTTTTGGAGAGACTCTAGCCTCCGCACATGGAATTCCCATAGAATCTAAGGGAAAATGAAATCTCTGATGTGCTTTGTCTCCTGCCAAACTTGTTCCACCTTACCCATCTTCTCAGTATTATATGAATGCCTGAGTGCTTTGTGTTACAGGGGAAAGCCTAGCTTATCACCAGGTTGCTTTGGTTTTGCACCTATTTAAAATTTGGTGTAATTATTTCCAGTGTTAATGCTTCTTCCCATCGTTAGACGTTTGAACAGaatgattgttaatttttttttacctagaaattctctttccactttaaTAAAAAGTTTCTGCCTTGTATGCATCTCTACTGTgagtttgaatttttctttcctactCCATAATCTGGAGGTGGTGTCCCTGATCACTTaggtcaatcaataagcatttattaagaacttaaatcatgccaggcactggagatttTGAAGACAAGATACAACAGCCCCAGCCCTCAAGGATATTACATGCTGGAGGTAGGGGAGACAACTGTACAGAAATAGGAACAAGCAAGATATATAGGGTAGGTAGATAAAAGGTAGAAGGCCCTAGCAACTGGGGAACTAGGAAAAGCCTCCTACAGGTAGAAACAATTGAGCTCAGTCTagaaggaaacaggcatttattacaTGGCATATACTACAtgctggggcagctaagtgatgcgtgcagtggatagggtgctgggcctcgagtcaggaagacgagttcaaattcagcctcagacacttactagctgtgtgaccctggtcaagtcatttaactctgtctcagtttccctatctgtaaaatgaactggagaaggaagtgacaaatcactccactatctttgccaagaaaaccccaaatggagtcacaaagagtcagacatgattgaaaaatgaatgaacaatataTTACATGCTGGGCACCAAGCTAAGTGCCTTCCTTGCAATATATCATTTAATCctctgggaagtgggtgctattatcctcattttacagttggaacAGAGtaaacttgcccagagtcacatagcttgtttctgaggcctgatttgaactaggatcttcttgactccaggtcttgtGCTCAATCCACTAAAACTGCTTAACCTGCCTCTaaggggcagaggagaggagagagcattccaagcatagtGGGGTCAGCCACTGCAAAAGCACAGACAAGATGCAACAGCCTGGATTGTAAAGTGCTGGGAGGGAAATTATGtgtaagaaaacaaaagataaggGGGCAAATTGTGGAGACCTTTAAGTTTATATTTGAGCTTAGAGGCAATAGTGAACCACTGGCATTtattgggggagagagggagcaaacagagacagagaagggaggagtgatATCTTATCTATCTAgagagagggaggatgggagaaagagaagagagagaggagagaaagagaagagagggaggtggagggagagagtcAGAATCAGGAGACCACTTAGAAGGCTACTACAGTAGTAGGGCTAGAGGTGGCgagggcctgaattagggtggtggctCTGAATGAAGACAAGGGAAGTACAAGATTGGACAACTGATTGGAatgtgaggagttgaggatgacttgAGACTGTCAACCTGAGCAGCTGTACACTTGGTGGTACCTTGGATGATGATAGGAAAGAGGGATGGTTTGAAAGTAAAGACAAGGAGTTCTAttgtggacatgttgagtttgagaagtcTACGGGAAATCATTTGGGTTTGATGCTATTGCAGGGACCACAGTTTACAGGGGAAAGGTGACTCAGATGTGGAGCCCCTACTCCCATGACCTCACCTGTTTGCTATTAAGGGGACTTTCCACTTCCTCTGGTATAGTGATCCTGCAGCCATTCAGATTGCCTTGGTTTGCTTTCCCCAACTACTTAATCCCTTTAGCTCAAACTTTTTTAGCTAGAAAAAGACTGGTGCTGCTGGGAGAGAACAAATATATTGACTTCTTTTTAGCAGGCATAGCCCTTGAGGGTCGTGCAATACCCACCTCAATTCATTTGGAATCCCATTCTTAACAAGGCACTCAAAAATCCAATGTCTCTCCCGAAGGTAGTTGGATTGTAGAGCTATGAGGAGAGGAGGCAAGCCTCTGGGTGTCCATAGGCTGGGCTAATTCTACTAAGCGAATTACATTTCTCCCACACAGATTTCTCTTGCTAATGTTAGAGGAAGAGGGAGTCTTATGATCTCACCCCAAGCCTAGAGAAGAATGAGTCCTAGCCCGAAGGTCAGAAATATTGAAGACATCCTTGATTAAGGATGAACTTTAAATCTCCCTCATTATCCATCCTACCTACCCACCATCTCCACCTGGCTCAGGAAGGATGAGCTTAATATCAAATTATAGTAGTTCAGTCTAGGAAAATCTAATGAATGAGAAAGTGACAGTCCCTAAATAAATTTCAAGGAAAAGGCGAGGGTCTGACTTGTAGCTTCTCAGGAGTTCAAAGTATCCTTGAATTCTAGGAGAAAGTAGCCTGGTACCCAGGGtcaagagtcaggagacctgaattctagtcccTGTCCTACCACTTATTATGACCCCATCCTCCCCAGTCTGTACTATTTTTCACTTGGTAATCTTGGCTCCCAGGGCTTAAGTTGTCATCTCTatcctgatgattctcaaatttcgTTTTCCAGCTCTAATCTCCCTGCTGATCTCCAGCTGGACATCTTGAACCGGATATTCCATAGACATCTTAGATTCATcatttccaaaactgaattcattactTTCCCCCCAgatcctcccttcttcctagcATCCCTATtgcagtcacccaggctcacaacatAGGTGTCATCACTGTCTCCACACTCTCAACCCCTCCCaatctgtttttaaaatctggattttattttggtaacatctcttgaatacatcACCTTCTCTCCTTTGGCACTGTCACTGGCCTCCTGGTACAGGCCCTTATCAATTCTTGCTTGGACTGTTGCAATAACCTTCTAGTTGGTCTGGGGGCCACAAATTTCTCCCCACTGCAggccatcctccactcagccatcAAAGTGACCTTTCtaaatgcaggtctgaccatgtcactctcccacGCAATGAACTGCATTGGTTCCCTATCACccctaggatcaaacataaaatccttgagcactcaaagtccttcataatctggacCTTCctactttttaaatctttttacaGAGCCTCgtcttg
The DNA window shown above is from Notamacropus eugenii isolate mMacEug1 chromosome 2, mMacEug1.pri_v2, whole genome shotgun sequence and carries:
- the TMEM81 gene encoding transmembrane protein 81; amino-acid sequence: MFLINIYLKLPLGLLTEDLSMKTLDAGCILGTLAFAFYLPRIVTSHQAFTIPSKLKLAHGRVIVNATPCTVTCGLGYKEESTCEVGPDGVRRKCETHHTECLTNWICGMVHFTVPTGKKFELTCLSADILLYGHEAFRFTWMFARGIVSTNDELFKPFRRSIHSVIINPAREKNSGTYRCDVQLLRNLRFVKRVYFALRVIPTNLVNLNFDQSLTEVQKLIDKGMDLEVDKHTHFQGSLWNEKVLLALGMGITGGVIVGVLVSITVRYLLKTSKRKVETEM